From a single Streptomyces sp. NBC_00377 genomic region:
- the hrpA gene encoding ATP-dependent RNA helicase HrpA: MSTHPAPDAPAPGTPALGTLAPRLAELSLRDAHRLGRRLEGARRIRKPEARAAVLAEIEGEVAQVEERMALRRGRVPAVSYPEQLPVSQKKDEIAAAIRDHQVVIVAGETGSGKTTQIPKICLELGRGVRGMIGHTQPRRIAARTVAERVAEELGTPLGEAVGWKVRFTDQVNPDATFVKLMTDGILLAEIQTDRELRAYDTIIIDEAHERSLNIDFLLGYLAQLLPRRPDLKVVITSATIDPERFSRHFGEAPIVEVSGRTYPVEVRYRPLLEEDSEDSDRDQITAITDAVEELMGEGKGDILVFLSGEREIRDTADALEKKKYRFTEVLPLYARLSHAEQHRVFQQHTGRRIVLATNVAETSLTVPGIKYVIDPGFARISRYSHRTKVQRLPIEPISQASANQRKGRCGRTSDGICIRLYDEDDFVARPEFTDAEILRTNLASVILQMTAAGLGDIEKFPFIDPPDHRNIRDGVQLLQELNALDPSEKDPRRRLTQTGRKLAQLPVDPRLARMVLEADKNGCVREVMVIAAALSIQDPRERPADKQTQADQQHARFKDETSDFLAYLNLWRYVREQQKERGSSSFRRMCKQEYLNFLRIREWQDIYTQLRTVAKQMGIHLNEEDAPEQSVHVSLLAGLLSHIGMKDVKDGNKNEYLGARSAKFAIFPGSSLFKKQPRFVMSAELVETSRLWARVNAKIEPEWVEPLAGHLLKRTYSEPRWEKDQAAVMADEKVTLYGVPIIAQRKVNYGRIDPETSRDLFIRNALVEGDWRTHHKFFADNRRLLSEVEELEHRARRRDIVVDDETLFDFYDQRVPEHVVSGAHFDSWWKHKRHEQPDHLDFEREMLIRESAEAVTKADYPDSWRQGPLKFRVTYQFEPGADADGVTVHIPLHVLNQVTDEGFDWQIPGLREEVVTELIRSLPKPVRRHYVPAPNFAKRFLEQAAPSPEPLTTAMARELKRMVGVPFEADDFDWSRLPDHLKITFRIVDERRRNLAEDKDLEALKLRLRPKARQAISQAAAATAERQGGESLERSGLTDWTIGSLTRVFETRRAGQPVKAYPALVDDGDTVSVRLFDTEAEQAEAMWKGTRRLILRNIPVNPAKFASEKLTNPQKLALSANPHGSIQALFDDCAMAAADRLIADLGGPAWDEESYRKLYEKVRAEIVDTTVRTVAQVQQVLAAWQACERRLKGVRSPVLLANLADVRRQLDALVKPGFVTWAGLRRLPDLMRYLVAADRRLQQMPTAVQRDTSRMEKVHEMQDEYAWLLEQLPQGRPVPQQVLDIRWMIEELRVSYFAHALGTAYPVSDKRIVKAIDAAAP, encoded by the coding sequence ATGTCTACGCACCCCGCCCCCGACGCCCCCGCTCCGGGCACCCCCGCCCTCGGCACCCTCGCCCCCCGCCTGGCCGAGCTGTCCCTGCGCGACGCGCACCGGCTCGGGCGCAGGCTCGAAGGCGCGCGCAGGATCCGCAAGCCGGAGGCCCGCGCCGCCGTCCTCGCCGAGATCGAGGGGGAGGTCGCGCAGGTCGAGGAGCGGATGGCCCTGCGGCGCGGCCGTGTGCCCGCCGTCTCGTACCCCGAGCAGCTCCCCGTCAGCCAGAAGAAGGACGAGATCGCGGCCGCCATCCGTGATCACCAGGTCGTCATCGTGGCCGGTGAGACCGGCTCCGGCAAGACCACCCAGATCCCCAAGATCTGTCTCGAACTGGGGCGCGGTGTCCGCGGCATGATCGGGCACACGCAGCCCCGTCGTATCGCCGCCCGCACCGTGGCCGAGCGGGTCGCCGAGGAACTGGGCACACCTCTCGGCGAGGCCGTCGGCTGGAAGGTGCGGTTCACCGACCAGGTGAACCCGGACGCCACCTTCGTGAAGCTGATGACGGACGGCATCCTCCTCGCGGAGATCCAGACCGACCGTGAGCTGCGCGCGTACGACACGATCATCATCGACGAGGCCCACGAGCGGTCCCTCAACATCGACTTCCTGCTGGGCTATCTGGCCCAGCTGCTGCCCCGCCGTCCGGACCTCAAGGTCGTCATCACCTCCGCGACCATCGACCCCGAGCGCTTCTCACGGCACTTCGGCGAGGCCCCGATCGTCGAGGTCAGCGGGCGGACGTACCCCGTGGAGGTGCGTTACCGGCCGCTCCTCGAAGAGGACTCCGAGGACTCCGACCGCGATCAGATCACCGCGATCACCGACGCCGTGGAAGAGCTCATGGGCGAGGGCAAGGGCGACATCCTCGTCTTCCTCTCCGGCGAGCGGGAGATCCGCGACACGGCGGACGCGCTGGAGAAGAAGAAGTACCGGTTCACGGAAGTCCTCCCGCTCTACGCCCGGCTCTCGCACGCCGAGCAGCACCGGGTCTTTCAGCAGCACACGGGCCGCAGGATCGTTCTGGCGACGAACGTGGCCGAGACGTCCCTGACCGTCCCGGGCATCAAGTACGTCATCGATCCCGGCTTCGCCCGCATCAGCCGCTACAGCCACCGCACCAAGGTGCAGCGCCTGCCCATCGAACCGATCTCGCAGGCCAGCGCCAACCAGCGCAAGGGCCGCTGCGGCCGTACCAGCGACGGCATCTGCATCCGGCTGTACGACGAGGACGACTTCGTCGCCCGCCCGGAGTTCACGGACGCGGAGATCCTCCGTACGAACCTGGCGAGCGTCATCCTCCAGATGACCGCGGCCGGCCTCGGCGACATCGAGAAGTTCCCCTTCATCGACCCGCCGGACCACCGCAACATCCGTGACGGCGTGCAGCTGCTCCAGGAGCTGAACGCCCTGGACCCGTCCGAGAAGGACCCCCGCAGGCGGCTCACGCAGACCGGCCGCAAGCTGGCCCAGCTGCCCGTCGACCCGCGGCTCGCCCGCATGGTCCTGGAAGCCGACAAGAACGGCTGTGTGCGCGAGGTCATGGTGATAGCGGCCGCGCTGTCCATCCAGGACCCGCGCGAACGCCCGGCCGACAAGCAGACCCAGGCCGACCAGCAGCACGCCCGCTTCAAGGACGAGACCAGCGACTTCCTCGCCTATCTCAACCTGTGGCGGTACGTCCGCGAGCAGCAGAAGGAGCGCGGCTCCTCCTCCTTCCGGCGTATGTGCAAGCAGGAGTACCTGAACTTCCTGCGCATCCGCGAGTGGCAGGACATCTACACCCAGCTGCGCACGGTCGCCAAGCAGATGGGCATCCACCTCAACGAGGAGGACGCGCCCGAGCAGAGCGTCCACGTCTCCCTTCTCGCCGGTCTGCTGTCGCACATCGGCATGAAGGACGTGAAGGACGGCAACAAGAACGAGTACCTGGGCGCGCGCAGTGCCAAGTTCGCGATCTTCCCGGGCTCGTCCCTGTTCAAGAAGCAGCCTCGGTTCGTGATGTCGGCGGAGCTGGTGGAGACCTCCCGGCTCTGGGCCCGTGTCAACGCGAAGATCGAGCCGGAGTGGGTCGAGCCGCTCGCCGGACACCTGCTGAAGCGGACGTACAGCGAGCCGCGCTGGGAGAAGGACCAGGCGGCCGTGATGGCGGACGAGAAGGTCACGCTGTACGGCGTCCCGATCATCGCCCAGCGGAAGGTCAACTACGGCCGGATCGATCCGGAGACCTCCCGCGACCTGTTCATCCGCAACGCGCTGGTCGAGGGCGACTGGCGGACGCACCACAAGTTCTTCGCCGACAACCGCCGGCTCCTGAGCGAGGTCGAGGAGCTGGAGCACCGCGCCCGGCGCCGGGACATCGTGGTGGACGACGAGACGCTGTTCGACTTCTACGACCAGCGGGTGCCCGAACACGTCGTGTCCGGCGCGCATTTCGACTCGTGGTGGAAGCACAAGCGGCACGAGCAGCCCGACCACCTCGACTTCGAGCGGGAGATGCTCATCCGGGAGTCGGCGGAGGCGGTCACCAAGGCCGACTATCCCGACTCCTGGCGTCAGGGCCCGCTGAAGTTCCGGGTCACCTACCAGTTCGAGCCGGGCGCGGACGCGGACGGCGTGACCGTGCACATCCCGCTCCACGTCCTCAACCAGGTCACGGATGAGGGCTTCGACTGGCAGATCCCGGGCCTGCGGGAGGAGGTCGTCACGGAGCTGATCCGTTCCCTCCCCAAGCCGGTCCGCCGCCACTACGTCCCGGCCCCGAACTTCGCGAAGCGTTTCCTGGAGCAGGCGGCGCCCTCGCCGGAACCGCTCACCACGGCCATGGCCCGTGAGCTGAAGCGGATGGTCGGCGTCCCGTTCGAGGCCGACGACTTCGACTGGTCGAGGCTCCCCGACCACCTGAAGATCACCTTCCGCATCGTCGACGAGCGGCGCCGCAACCTGGCCGAGGACAAGGACCTCGAGGCGTTGAAGCTGCGGCTGCGGCCGAAGGCCCGGCAGGCCATCTCGCAGGCGGCCGCGGCCACCGCCGAACGGCAGGGCGGCGAGTCGCTGGAGCGCTCGGGCCTGACGGACTGGACGATCGGCTCGCTCACCCGCGTCTTCGAGACCCGCCGCGCGGGCCAGCCGGTGAAGGCGTATCCGGCGCTCGTCGACGACGGGGACACCGTGTCCGTACGTCTCTTCGACACGGAGGCGGAGCAGGCGGAGGCGATGTGGAAGGGCACGCGCCGGCTGATCCTGCGCAACATCCCGGTCAACCCGGCGAAGTTCGCGTCCGAGAAGCTGACAAACCCCCAGAAGCTCGCGCTGTCCGCGAATCCGCACGGTTCGATCCAGGCGCTGTTCGACGACTGCGCGATGGCGGCGGCCGACCGGCTGATCGCCGACCTCGGCGGGCCGGCCTGGGACGAGGAGTCGTACCGCAAGCTCTACGAGAAGGTGCGTGCGGAGATCGTCGACACGACGGTGCGGACCGTCGCCCAGGTCCAGCAGGTGCTGGCCGCCTGGCAGGCCTGTGAGCGCCGTCTGAAGGGCGTGCGCAGCCCCGTGCTGCTCGCGAACCTGGCGGACGTGAGGCGGCAGCTGGACGCCCTCGTGAAGCCCGGCTTCGTCACCTGGGCGGGGCTGCGCCGCCTGCCGGACCTCATGCGCTACCTGGTGGCGGCGGACCGGCGCCTCCAGCAGATGCCGACCGCCGTGCAGCGGGACACCAGTCGCATGGAGAAGGTCCACGAGATGCAGGACGAGTACGCGTGGCTGCTGGAACAGCTTCCCCAGGGGCGGCCGGTTCCCCAGCAGGTCCTGGACATCCGCTGGATGATCGAGGAGCTCCGGGTCAGCTATTTCGCGCACGCCCTGGGCACGGCGTACCCGGTCTCCGACAAGCGGATCGTGAAGGCGATCGACGCGGCGGCGCCGTAA
- a CDS encoding metallophosphoesterase family protein, giving the protein MVRARVPAALLRRPKPAKPDKRRSTIPELAVRPNPWFRALGLTAVVLFGAWLGLLVVGDVRTPVGPMNTTMTLRPSVSGGTKINISPLGALTLDSHIAPVRLDVNVDQLDPVRSQALVDHPERLSGLQDEVARDVEHGTLDLALRSCVAVVSGATALGLAVYRRPRRALAAGGLALALLAASGATAYATWNPKSVLEPRFSGLLSSAPSLVGNARSIVTEFDVYQQELARLVTNVTKLYDVTSTLPAFQPDPTTVRVLHVSDIHLNPASWKIIASLVEQYKVDVIVDSGDTMDHGSAAENGFLDPIATLGAPYVWVRGNHDSRVTQRYLEGLKNVHVLDDGRAVTVAGLRFAGTGDPQFTPDRSAAPGAEESQEAAGARLAGALRAQRDAGTPADVAVVHEPSAARGTDGEVPMVLAGHLHHEEMEVMEKGTRLRVEGSTGGSGLRAVEGKYPDPIEASILYFDRDTRRLQAWDEIKLGGLGLTTAEVSRHLPKENLPGATRAPSSPGATP; this is encoded by the coding sequence ATGGTCCGCGCCCGCGTCCCCGCCGCACTCCTGCGGCGTCCCAAGCCCGCCAAGCCCGACAAGCGCAGGAGCACGATCCCCGAACTCGCCGTCCGGCCCAACCCCTGGTTCCGCGCTCTCGGCCTGACCGCCGTCGTCCTCTTCGGCGCCTGGCTCGGCCTCCTGGTCGTGGGGGACGTCCGCACGCCCGTCGGCCCCATGAACACCACGATGACGCTGCGTCCGTCCGTCTCCGGCGGTACGAAGATCAATATCTCCCCGCTCGGCGCGCTGACCCTGGACAGCCACATCGCCCCGGTCCGCCTCGACGTGAACGTCGACCAGCTCGACCCCGTGCGCTCACAGGCCCTCGTCGACCACCCCGAACGCCTCTCCGGCCTCCAGGACGAGGTCGCCCGTGACGTCGAGCACGGCACCCTCGACCTCGCGCTCCGCTCCTGTGTCGCCGTCGTCTCCGGCGCCACCGCGCTCGGCCTCGCCGTCTACCGCCGCCCGCGCCGCGCCCTCGCGGCCGGCGGCCTCGCCCTCGCCCTGCTGGCCGCCTCGGGCGCGACCGCGTACGCCACCTGGAACCCCAAGTCGGTCCTGGAACCGCGGTTCTCGGGCCTGCTGTCCTCCGCTCCCTCGCTGGTCGGCAACGCGCGGAGCATCGTCACCGAGTTCGACGTCTACCAGCAGGAACTCGCCCGGCTGGTCACCAACGTCACCAAGCTCTACGACGTCACCTCCACGCTCCCCGCCTTCCAGCCGGACCCGACGACCGTGCGTGTCCTGCACGTCTCCGACATCCACCTCAACCCCGCGAGCTGGAAGATCATCGCCTCGCTGGTGGAGCAGTACAAGGTCGATGTGATCGTCGACTCCGGCGACACGATGGACCACGGCTCGGCGGCGGAGAACGGCTTCCTGGACCCCATCGCCACCCTGGGCGCGCCGTACGTCTGGGTCAGGGGCAACCACGACTCCCGCGTCACCCAGCGGTACCTGGAGGGCCTGAAGAACGTGCACGTCCTCGACGACGGCCGCGCGGTCACGGTCGCCGGGCTGCGCTTCGCGGGGACCGGAGACCCGCAGTTCACCCCCGACCGGTCCGCCGCGCCGGGCGCCGAGGAGTCCCAGGAGGCGGCGGGCGCCCGTCTGGCCGGCGCGCTGCGGGCCCAACGGGACGCCGGCACCCCGGCGGACGTGGCCGTCGTCCACGAGCCCTCCGCCGCCCGGGGCACGGACGGCGAGGTGCCGATGGTCCTGGCCGGGCACCTCCACCACGAGGAGATGGAGGTCATGGAGAAGGGCACGCGCCTGCGTGTCGAGGGCTCGACGGGCGGCAGCGGCCTGCGGGCCGTCGAGGGCAAATACCCCGACCCCATCGAGGCGTCGATCCTCTACTTCGACCGCGACACCCGACGCCTCCAGGCCTGGGACGAGATCAAGCTCGGCGGCCTGGGCCTGACGACGGCCGAGGTCAGCCGCCACCTTCCGAAGGAGAACCTGCCGGGCGCGACCCGCGCCCCGAGCTCGCCCGGAGCCACGCCGTAG
- a CDS encoding metallopeptidase family protein, which produces MLEMTREEFEELVAEALDRIPPELTRLMDNVAVFVEDEPPADDPELLGLYEGTPLTDRGEWYAGVLPDRITIYRGPTLRMCGTREEVVAETEVTVVHEIAHHFGIDDARLHALGYG; this is translated from the coding sequence GTGCTGGAGATGACGCGCGAGGAGTTCGAGGAACTGGTCGCCGAGGCGCTGGACCGGATTCCGCCGGAGTTGACGCGGCTGATGGACAACGTCGCGGTGTTCGTGGAGGACGAGCCGCCCGCGGACGATCCCGAGCTGCTCGGGTTGTACGAGGGGACTCCGCTGACGGACCGCGGGGAGTGGTACGCCGGGGTGCTGCCCGACCGGATCACGATCTACCGGGGGCCGACCCTGCGGATGTGCGGGACGCGCGAGGAGGTCGTCGCGGAGACGGAGGTGACGGTGGTGCACGAGATCGCCCACCACTTCGGCATCGACGACGCGCGGCTGCACGCCCTGGGCTACGGCTGA
- a CDS encoding DEAD/DEAH box helicase → MSISSTDHSVVSENNEEPINLEAIEVTDTAEAEQAAEVVDETPETPELTFADLGLPEGVVRKLAQNGVTSPFPIQAATIPDALAGKDILGRGRTGSGKTLSFGLPLLASLSGGHTDKKKPRGIILTPTRELAMQVADALQPYGDVLGLKMKVVCGGTSMSNQMYALERGVDVLVATPGRLRDLINRGACSLENVQVAVLDEADQMSDLGFLPEVTELLDQIPGGGQRMLFSATMENEISTLVKRYLSNPVTHEVDSAQGNVTTMSHHILIVKPKDKAPVTAAIASRKGRTIIFVRTQLGADRIAEQLRDSGVKADALHGGMTQGARTRTLADFKDGYVNALVATDVAARGIHVDGIDLVLNVDPAGDHKDYLHRAGRTARAGRTGTVVSLSLPHQRRQIFRLMEDAGVDAGRHIIQGGSAFEPEVAEITGARSMTEVQAESAGNAAQQAEREVSELTKELERAQRRATELREEADRLVARVARERGEDPEAAVVAAAEAVVEQNAAVEAAAVSEQPAERPAYEQPRQRRDERGNYERRDDRRDDRGGRSFERRDNDRGGFNRDDRGGFNRDRRDGDRGGFRRDDRGGAGRDDRGGRSFERRDDRQSGGFNRDRRDDRGGRSFERRDERPSGGFSRDRRDERGGDRRDERPSGGFRRDERPAGGFSRDRRDERPSGGFRRDDRQSGGFSRDRRDERPSTHRGSDRPFNRDRRDDRPGFRSGGHDRPFGRRDDHRGTGSGSGTAGRRDDKPRWKRNG, encoded by the coding sequence ATGTCCATTTCCAGTACTGATCACTCCGTCGTGTCCGAGAACAACGAGGAGCCGATCAACCTCGAGGCGATCGAGGTCACCGACACCGCCGAGGCCGAGCAGGCCGCCGAGGTCGTCGACGAGACCCCCGAGACCCCCGAACTCACCTTCGCCGACCTCGGGCTCCCCGAGGGCGTGGTGCGCAAGCTCGCGCAGAACGGCGTGACCTCCCCCTTCCCGATCCAGGCCGCGACCATCCCGGACGCCCTGGCCGGAAAGGACATCCTCGGCCGTGGCCGCACCGGCTCCGGCAAGACCCTCTCGTTCGGTCTGCCGCTGCTGGCGTCGCTGTCCGGCGGCCACACCGACAAGAAGAAGCCCCGCGGCATCATCCTCACGCCGACGCGTGAGCTCGCGATGCAGGTCGCGGACGCGCTCCAGCCGTATGGCGACGTGCTCGGCCTGAAGATGAAGGTCGTCTGCGGCGGTACGTCGATGAGCAACCAGATGTACGCCCTGGAGCGCGGCGTCGACGTCCTCGTCGCCACCCCGGGCCGTCTGCGTGACCTCATCAACCGTGGCGCCTGCTCGCTCGAGAACGTCCAGGTCGCCGTCCTCGACGAGGCCGACCAGATGTCCGACCTGGGCTTCCTGCCCGAGGTCACCGAGCTGCTCGACCAGATCCCCGGCGGCGGCCAGCGCATGCTGTTCTCGGCCACGATGGAGAACGAGATCTCCACGCTGGTCAAGCGCTACCTGAGCAACCCGGTCACGCACGAGGTCGACAGCGCCCAGGGCAACGTCACGACCATGTCGCACCACATCCTGATCGTGAAGCCCAAGGACAAGGCGCCGGTCACCGCCGCGATCGCCTCCCGCAAGGGCCGCACGATCATCTTCGTCCGCACCCAGCTCGGCGCCGACCGTATCGCCGAGCAGCTGCGCGACTCCGGCGTGAAGGCCGACGCGCTGCACGGCGGCATGACCCAGGGCGCGCGTACCCGCACGCTGGCCGACTTCAAGGACGGTTACGTCAACGCGCTCGTCGCGACCGACGTCGCCGCCCGCGGCATCCACGTCGACGGCATCGACCTGGTGCTCAACGTGGACCCGGCCGGCGACCACAAGGACTACCTGCACCGCGCGGGCCGCACCGCGCGCGCCGGCCGCACCGGCACGGTCGTCTCCCTCTCGCTGCCGCACCAGCGCCGTCAGATCTTCCGTCTGATGGAGGACGCGGGCGTCGACGCCGGCCGTCACATCATCCAGGGCGGATCCGCCTTCGAGCCGGAGGTCGCCGAGATCACCGGCGCCCGCTCGATGACGGAGGTCCAGGCCGAGTCCGCGGGCAACGCTGCGCAGCAGGCCGAGCGCGAGGTCTCCGAGCTCACCAAGGAGCTGGAGCGTGCGCAGCGACGCGCGACCGAGCTGCGTGAGGAGGCCGACCGTCTGGTGGCCCGCGTGGCGCGCGAGCGTGGCGAGGACCCGGAGGCGGCTGTCGTCGCGGCCGCCGAGGCGGTCGTGGAGCAGAACGCCGCGGTGGAGGCGGCGGCCGTCTCCGAGCAGCCCGCCGAGCGTCCGGCGTACGAGCAGCCGCGTCAGCGCCGTGACGAGCGGGGCAACTACGAGCGCCGTGACGACCGTCGCGACGACCGCGGTGGCCGTTCCTTCGAGCGCCGTGACAACGACCGTGGCGGCTTCAACCGTGACGACCGCGGTGGCTTCAACCGGGACCGCCGTGACGGCGACCGCGGCGGGTTCCGCCGTGACGACCGCGGTGGCGCCGGCCGTGACGACCGTGGTGGCCGTTCCTTCGAGCGTCGTGACGACCGTCAGTCGGGCGGCTTCAACCGCGACCGCCGTGACGACCGTGGTGGCCGTTCCTTCGAGCGTCGTGACGAGCGTCCGTCGGGCGGCTTCAGCCGTGACCGTCGTGACGAGCGTGGCGGCGACCGTCGTGACGAGCGTCCCTCCGGTGGCTTCCGCCGTGACGAGCGTCCCGCGGGCGGCTTCAGCCGTGACCGTCGTGACGAGCGTCCCTCCGGTGGCTTCCGCCGCGACGACCGTCAGTCGGGCGGCTTCAGCCGTGACCGCCGTGACGAGCGTCCCTCCACCCACCGGGGCAGCGACCGTCCGTTCAACCGTGACCGTCGCGACGACCGTCCGGGCTTCCGCTCCGGCGGCCACGACCGTCCCTTCGGCCGCCGTGACGACCACCGTGGCACCGGCTCCGGCTCCGGCACGGCCGGCCGCCGTGACGACAAGCCGCGCTGGAAGCGCAACGGCTGA
- a CDS encoding amino acid permease, whose protein sequence is MTDDGTVSGRSPGNLSDEERLAQLGYTQVLARRMSAFSNYAVSFTIISVLSGCLTLYLFGMNTGGPAVITWGWVAVGLMTLFVGLSMAEICSAYPTSAGLYFWAHRLAPPRSAAAWAWFTGWFNVLGQVAVTAGIDFGAASFLGAYLNLQFDFEVTPGRTVLLFAGILVLHGLLNTFGVRIVALLNSVSVWWHVLGVGVIVGALAFVPDKHQSTSFVFGEFVNNTGWGSGVYVVLLGLLMAQYTFTGYDASAHMTEETHDASTAGPKGIVQSIWTSWIAGFVLLLGFTYAIQSYDAALASPTGAPPAQILLDALGATAGKLLLLVVIGAQLFCGMASVTANSRMIYAFSRDGALPFSHVWHTVSPRTRTPVAAVWLAAGGALALGLPYLINVTAYAAVTSIAVIGLYIAYVIPTLLRIRKGEAFERGPWHLGRWSKAIGVVSVGWVVVITVLFMLPQVSPVTWETFNYAPVAVLVVLGFAGVWWQVSARNWFLDPGHERTIAREAARARTPAGPSDK, encoded by the coding sequence ATGACAGATGACGGCACAGTGAGTGGGCGCTCTCCCGGGAATCTCTCGGACGAAGAGCGGCTGGCCCAGCTCGGCTACACCCAGGTTCTGGCCCGCCGCATGTCGGCGTTCTCCAACTACGCGGTCTCCTTCACGATCATCTCGGTCCTGTCGGGCTGCCTGACGCTGTACCTGTTCGGCATGAACACCGGCGGACCGGCCGTGATCACCTGGGGCTGGGTCGCCGTGGGGCTGATGACCCTGTTCGTCGGCCTGTCCATGGCCGAGATCTGTTCGGCGTACCCGACGTCGGCGGGCCTGTACTTCTGGGCGCACCGGCTGGCACCCCCGCGCTCGGCGGCGGCCTGGGCCTGGTTCACGGGCTGGTTCAACGTACTGGGCCAGGTGGCCGTGACGGCCGGCATCGACTTCGGGGCCGCGTCCTTCCTCGGCGCCTACCTGAACCTCCAGTTCGACTTCGAGGTGACGCCCGGCCGGACGGTCCTGCTCTTCGCCGGGATCCTGGTGCTGCACGGCCTGCTCAACACCTTCGGGGTCCGCATCGTCGCCCTCCTCAACAGCGTGAGCGTGTGGTGGCACGTGCTGGGCGTGGGCGTCATCGTCGGGGCGCTGGCCTTCGTCCCCGACAAGCACCAGTCGACGTCCTTCGTGTTCGGCGAGTTCGTCAACAACACCGGCTGGGGCAGCGGCGTCTACGTCGTCCTGCTCGGCCTGCTGATGGCCCAGTACACCTTCACCGGCTACGACGCCTCCGCCCATATGACGGAGGAGACGCACGACGCGTCGACGGCCGGCCCCAAGGGCATCGTGCAGTCCATCTGGACCTCGTGGATCGCCGGCTTCGTCCTGCTGCTCGGCTTCACGTACGCCATCCAGTCCTACGACGCCGCGCTCGCCTCCCCGACCGGCGCGCCGCCCGCCCAGATCCTGCTCGACGCGCTCGGCGCGACCGCCGGCAAGCTGCTGCTGCTCGTGGTGATCGGCGCGCAGCTGTTCTGCGGGATGGCTTCGGTCACGGCCAACAGCCGCATGATCTACGCGTTCTCGCGCGACGGGGCGCTGCCCTTCTCCCATGTCTGGCACACGGTCAGCCCGCGCACCCGTACACCCGTCGCGGCCGTCTGGCTGGCGGCCGGCGGCGCGCTGGCGCTGGGCCTGCCGTATCTGATCAACGTCACCGCGTACGCGGCCGTCACCTCCATCGCCGTCATCGGCCTCTACATCGCGTACGTCATCCCGACGCTGTTGCGCATCCGCAAGGGTGAGGCGTTCGAGCGGGGGCCGTGGCACCTGGGCCGCTGGTCGAAGGCGATCGGCGTGGTGTCGGTGGGGTGGGTGGTCGTCATCACCGTCCTGTTCATGCTGCCCCAGGTCTCCCCGGTCACCTGGGAGACCTTCAACTACGCCCCGGTCGCGGTCCTCGTCGTCCTGGGCTTCGCGGGGGTGTGGTGGCAGGTCTCCGCCCGCAACTGGTTCCTCGACCCCGGCCACGAACGGACCATCGCCCGGGAGGCCGCGCGGGCGAGGACACCTGCCGGACCATCGGACAAGTGA
- a CDS encoding DeoR/GlpR family DNA-binding transcription regulator: MDVADRLDLTLRLVQGHGRDQHGQEQGPAQGHEQGPAQGRERRQARVSVAELAQRLGVSEMTVRRDLDVLERQGLVRRVHGGAVAGRPREEGGGFEARQAWQAATKDRLGAAVAGMVEPGSRVLLDAGTTTVHVAEHLAARGPLTVAVLSLQAALRLADRPGIELLVVGGRSRPGERSLVGPLALRTLESLAFDVFVMSIGGVHAVHGWSEFSLEDAAVKQAGLGQAARTVAVADATKLGVRAFSQVGPLDAVHSFVTDAAAADPATHPGGPRTLDALREAGVRTRLA; this comes from the coding sequence ATGGATGTCGCCGACCGTCTCGATCTGACCCTCCGTCTCGTCCAGGGGCACGGCCGGGATCAGCATGGGCAGGAGCAGGGACCGGCCCAAGGTCATGAGCAGGGACCGGCGCAGGGCCGGGAGCGGCGGCAGGCGCGGGTTTCCGTCGCCGAACTCGCCCAGCGGCTCGGGGTCTCGGAGATGACCGTGCGCAGGGACCTGGACGTGCTCGAGCGGCAGGGGCTGGTGCGCCGGGTGCACGGCGGCGCCGTCGCCGGGCGGCCGCGCGAGGAGGGCGGCGGCTTCGAGGCGCGGCAGGCGTGGCAGGCGGCGACGAAGGACCGGCTCGGCGCGGCCGTCGCCGGGATGGTCGAGCCGGGGTCACGGGTGCTGCTGGACGCCGGGACCACGACCGTGCACGTGGCGGAACACCTCGCCGCGCGGGGTCCGTTGACCGTCGCGGTGCTCAGTCTCCAGGCGGCGCTGCGGCTGGCCGACCGGCCCGGCATCGAACTGCTGGTGGTCGGGGGCCGCTCCCGTCCGGGTGAGCGGTCTCTCGTCGGGCCGCTGGCCCTGCGCACACTCGAGTCCCTGGCCTTCGACGTGTTCGTGATGTCGATCGGCGGGGTGCACGCCGTGCACGGCTGGTCGGAGTTCTCCCTCGAGGACGCGGCCGTCAAGCAGGCGGGACTCGGCCAGGCCGCCCGTACGGTCGCCGTGGCCGACGCGACCAAGCTGGGTGTGCGCGCGTTCAGCCAGGTCGGCCCGCTCGACGCCGTGCACTCCTTCGTCACCGACGCGGCAGCGGCGGATCCCGCCACCCACCCCGGCGGCCCACGGACCCTGGACGCCCTGCGTGAGGCAGGGGTCCGGACCCGGCTGGCCTGA